The sequence below is a genomic window from Takifugu flavidus isolate HTHZ2018 chromosome 11, ASM371156v2, whole genome shotgun sequence.
CACACGCAGAGACCAGGCTTTGCTTTTTCTTGACCATTTCCACAGTCAGACTCATTATCTTTGTCCTCAGGTGCTTCACCATCTGAACGAGGTGGGAGACAATCTGTGCCTGAAGTTCTCACGGCGGAAACACGACCTGTCCCGGGCCAGTCTCTCAGAGGAGACGGACTCCTGATGGGACCCCTCACACCTGCGGTTCACAGCCGAAGGTCCGAGGCGTCCACGCTGCAGAGGAGAGCGGGGCAGCGGCGCcgtctccacacacaccagggGCAGCTGCCGTACTTTATATGTTTGGAAGACAGTCTTTACGACGCTCTCATTTGTGCTccttttaaagaagaaaaaacccaaCTGAAACTTTTATTTGCTATAACACATGACATGACTCCAGAGGAATTGCTGGATTACTCTAAAACTCAACATGCATGGTGTAAAACCATCTACAACTTTTTATTTCGTATTAAATCTCGTCCACCTTTGACTCAGTTTCCCAGCAATTGCGTAAGATGCCAGCTTGAATATTTTTGCTacaaaggagattttttttcaCACAATCATGAAGTCTTTTGTATCTATATTTAGACAAAACTTTAGCAGAAGCTTTTTTGCttcttataaataaataaaagaccgTTCATAAGAAGTGTTTTGCGATGCCAGAGTGAATTTTTCTTGTTCTATCTGCtcattttattgaatttgatgCTCAAATGAAACCCCAAGAGCGCACTGTTGACAGAAGGTTTGTTAATTCTCTAAATACCCAAGGGGGCTGTGTTCTTGATACATGATTAGCACTCGTGGAGCTCGTCGACATCTTTATTATGTTCTTAACCGAACCGTTTCGATAGAAATGTCGTCAGTGGAACGCGGTTTCTTATTTACCCAGGAGATAACAGCCTTCCTGTAAGTCATAGATCATCCAGCCCTGCTCCCCTGACACGCTCTCCAAACAAAAGCACCCTCGCtccaaataaaaaaaggtgTTATGGCTTGTTTTGTGGCGAGACTGCTCATATTCACCGAGCCTTAACGACTTAATTGTTGATGTATTAAAGACCTGCTGTTCTGTTTCTCTCAGACTGTGGAAGAGCGGCGGAGGGAAGCACGCCGGGTATGCTGCACCTGAGCCAACAGAAACCTAACCTAGCAATTAGCAATGAACTCCAAATTCTCTTGGTATGGGGTAATCATTTGATTAACACAGGAAGgattatggatggatgataaatgtgttttcacgTGTCGGATCGGGTCTAGTCAACACTTGTTTGGCCTCGGGACGGGAATGTGTTTGCGCTCTATCCCCATAAAAAGGTTGTGATGGCATTTTACAAGATGGGTTTAAAATATGCAATATGCTGCCCTTTTGATGAAAAACATGGGCAGAAATATTGTCAGGCTTCAGGAAGATGTGAGAGGAGACGCAGCACGAGGCTGggctgcagaggtcagatcACCTGGTTGTTACTCAAGTTTACCTGCTGAAATGTGGCAGCAGCGCCTCAGAATATGAGAAATGTGTTTCTCATATGAAAAATCAAATTAAGCCCAAGTGTGATGGCAATGGAGCCTCTTTTATGCGCTTTACGTGTTGGCAGATGTCTTAATTAACCTgccgtgtgcgtgcgtgtctgtctTTTGGAACGTCTCGCGAGGTCCTTGCCAACAGACACTAAACTGCTCTTGATTCACCAGACTTGTCCCGTGTCTGCGCGTCTGGCCTGAGAAGCCAGGCTGCGCCCCTGACAAGGTGGAAAGAATGCGTGTTTCCAACCTTCCCTGTCGCTCCCAACTGCCCCCTCGCCTCAGCAGAACCGGCCTGCGCTGGCATTCAAAACATCTGTGCAACCAGATTACCGGTGGGCAAGGCCCCCGGAGCCCTGCCCGCCTGCACCAGCCCCTTTTGAACTGGAGATCCAAATACTCCGGACTTACTGGAATGGCATGTGGCTGCTATTCTgagagggggcggggggatCCTCCGCTGCCCCCTTTGATATGCACCACTGTGTCCGGAGCAGGCTGGCCTCCTCTTCGCGCTGTGTTCTCCATCCGGGCAAAGAATTCTTCCTCCTCGAAAGTCATTTTTGACGTGAGGCAGACCCAGAACAGGTTTCCAGGGGCTCAGACAGCTTTGTTCTTCCTGAATGGAATCATCTGAGAGCTCAACCCTGCAGTACAGACGCATATGTGGTGCGTTTTCAGACCATCTGATGGGGATTTGATCCATTACGTCAGTATCTGCTGGAGAAACTGGGCAGATTTGTGATCGGGATGTACATGTATCGCCAGCAGAGCCTTCTGGGTGAAAACACTGACACATTATGAGCTTTGGAAGCACACTTCTCATTCCGAAGACACTTTTACGCCAACATTAGCAGACGGAGTCTGTGCCGTTTGGCCACGTGCTTTTTAAAGGTGTTTGAACACCTCATTAAAATTTTTAAAGGTTTATAAATTGAACTCTCAGTTCGTGGACGCGGGTGTGACTCGTTATTGTTCCATTTGTGTCTATAATACCGTTAACACGCAGCGCGCTCTGACGCGAGCGTCTCGTGGATCCTCCAACGTGCGTAATTTGACAACGACCCGCCCTTTGAAGGCGACAATGAAAGGCTTTGGGAAAGGCTAATCCCCTCACGCCATTTGTCTTCACTGAAAGTGTTATTACTCCTTCCTTTAGCAGCACTGAAGAGACCCTGGTGCCGCTGCACGGATGTCAGCGGGAGAGGAAGGACCCCCTGTAACGCGCACCCGGGTGTCTTCCTCTGCGCTGCTGCGCACTGGCGCGCCCACTTCACCTCCGAGGGTCACCGAAATCTGAGAGAGTGATTATTGAGAGCGGTGCGCCTCTTTTTCAGAATCTAGGGGCGTCTTTGTTGGCCACAAACCCTGTTCGTGACGGGGGTAAAAGCTTGCGTAAAGATATAGAAAAGtaaaggttaaaaacaaaatgtgtgtgtgtgtgtgtgtgtgtgtgtgtgtgtggtgtgtgtgtgtgtgttgggggcggggggggggggggtataataAAAACGTGGTGTGTTTAAAGGATGTTTGCTCTTCCAGGGGAATatttggggtaaaaaaaaaactggaacgGACATCAGGTTGAGGGACGAAAGAGTTAACCAGGGGGAGGGCGTCTGAAAGGGGCGTATAGTACAAATCCACTTCAAGAGCTCACAACAAGTACAGCGTGTGTTAAAGTGAGCCGTGGTTTGAGTCGTTTCCTCCGGGTGGGGACTCTTTTTCAGTGGGCTCTCAGTCGGTGGAGCCATGGATGAAAACTGTTCGTGAAGCGACCACATCGCTGTGAAAACTTTACTGAGAGGATATTTGCTTTTATTGGGCGACCTGGATATTTAAAAAGAGGTGTCTCATCGAGGTGGAAAAAAATGTGGACAAAACAAGAAATGTGCACACCGGCCGGAGTGGAACTGGAGACTGAGGCGTGAGACTCGCAATGTGGCGGGGGCACCGCGGAGCTGCGACTTTGGCGAACGGAGCGTGTTCATGGTGCGCACTGGAGTCCCGCACTGGCTACACGGTGTTAACTGGAGGATCAGCTATACCAGAATTCATTAACGAAGACAGTCCCAATTAACTCTTAccagaaaagacaaataacctccaaataaaacaagacattggGTCAACAACTAATCAGAAACCATTCGTTTGCACTCGGCTCCGATCATTTTCCCTTCATTATTGCATTTCTGATCCCCGAAGTGGCTCCCAAGTGGTGTTGCGGCTCCACGTCCCCGGCGGATCCGGAGATTGGAGTCTCTGCACCGGGAGGAAGCGGAGTCACCGCTCCGACCACAGCGCAGGCTTCCAAGAGCAGCCGCGTCAAGAGGATGGTGCGACTGGCGGcggaactgctgctgctcctgggacTTCTTCTCCTCACCTTGCACATCACAGTACTGCGGAGCAGCCCGTTGCCTCAGGGGAATGGGAACGCCAGCTTGGATCAGGACGCGGCGCTTCGAGAGGTGAGTTGCGAAAACTCTGATTTGGCGCGTTCCAGGTGGGGGAAACCTGATCCGAGAGATGACAGCTGATATCTGACCGCACATGGGTCAGATAAAATCCCCAGGAGTCAGTGCCTCAGGTGGGGGATTGATGACATGCACACGGATGTGGAGTCCCCAAGGTGTCCCATGTGGCCCCTGGCCAGAGGGGTGGAAGATGAGCCCCGCCTCCACCTGAGGCCGGTTTGGGGTTAAAAACTGGCTCCAGGCGCCTCTCTGTCACCACCGGCTCCTCGCTGTCACCCAGCTGGGGGGCAGAGTGACCTGAAGCCCGGAAATGAGCCCAAATCTGCACTCAGGAGGTGGAAAAAGGTCACAATCATTTATGACTTGTTTAAGTTTAGTGGCCTATTGTGGTGCAGTTTAGAACCGAGTCTCACTTAAAGTTCATAAAGGAGGCATTTGTCAACATGACACCGCTTTACATGGGTTTAAATGTATAACTGCGGGTTCGACACTCAACGTGAAGGTCTCCGTCTCCGGGAGAGTCTCAAATCCTCACCAAGGACTTCTTATGTGTTAAATACTTCAGCTGCTCGATGTATATTTAGCATGCTACTGAACTACAGGGCTCTAATGCCTCAGTGGTAAATGCTCACCCATGTAAAATCTTTACAATAGCTGACTGGAAATGAATggaaagattttatttttttacccaTAACACACCACTCTGAAGGTAACTTGATTTATCTCCACTGTCAAAGCCAtcactgacctgtgtgtgtgtgtgtgtgtgtgtgtgtgcgtgtgtgcaagCATGGGTTAGATTGGCTATTATGGTATGCAAAGCTACAGAAATATTCCAGGAATTTATCAAGTATTGGTCACAGAGCCCGCCACTAGATTGTGCAGGCTGCTGAGACTGTGAGGCAGCTCCCTCTCAGGAACTGCAGGAAAACCACCTTAGAGGTGCCTTCCATTCCGTGCACCATCAAAACACGGTCCTGGCTGAACCTGCCTCGCCAGGTAGCCACCAAAGAGGGCGATGTCACCTTTTGAGAGGCCTCGTTGAGGCGCTCTGCACCTGGAAGTCTCATTCGCCCATGatgtaaatgtatatttaacAGTGTTaattacacacacccacacactcatccTTTAGGACTTTCATAAACATAATACATTACCCAactccctaccctaacccaaccatcCCATACCTTCACCTCAACCTAGAACCCtttgaggaccagccaaaatgtcctcactccccaaaaatgtcctccctttgctagaatgcatattttggtactcagtgtGTAGGaagtacaagaaaacacacacataaacctaCAGACACAGTGTGAGGTGTGTGGCAGGGGAGGGATAGTTTTCACTTCCAGCTACTGAAGGGGAGGGCTGAAAAGCATCTGGCACAATGTGCACTGCCTTCATTTCCTGCCAGCCTCCCTCAGGGGACGGACCCCCGAGGTCCTCCCGATTGAAAATGGAGTCATGCTCCTTTAAGCAGCCCTCACAAAGTGAGagagggggaagcagaaaaagaagacgAAGAGATCCTcttgggggcgggggggggggggggggtctgtcttGTGTGTGCAAGAGTGCATTCATGGCTGTGGAGGCAgcaggggtggatggatggtgggtgacTTCCTGGGAGGCCCCCAGATCAACCAAGGAGGGGCGTCACTCTCGAATAAAAGCGTTGAGGACGCACTAGATGCCGATTTATTTTTAGCGGCTCCAACAATAGTCCCATCGCTGCGTTTCATTGTTGGGCCACGTTTGAAGGCCACGCTTTTGGCACCATTCGGACGTGTTTATCACGGGACAATGATGTTATAGATGAAGCATTGTAAAACCAGTAGAACCAGTAAAAACAGATCTTTGCGCACGTGAAATAATCTGGATCCAATTTTTTACTGATTTTAAGATGGACCGTTTGGATGAGGAGCTACAAACACACAGTTGGAGTTTTTCCACCTctgcagctgcctggagcagctgaacCCGTGATAGATCTGAAGAAGTTGTGAGATTCTAAACCACATCGCCACACGCCAACACTGTCGAGATGCTGCAACTGTTTCCCTCTAAACCACTGGAAAAAGTTGGAAGAGTGCAGGAAACAAGACAAATACACAAACGGCTCAAACCTTGGTCCCAGTTAATCACAAGGCTGCAAATGAAGCCTCATTCTCTAAGTTGACtattatattttcatttccaaTCGTGAAAGAAATTCTGAATTCAGGTACAAATTGCTGCATTCTTCCTGTTTTATGATACCATCAGAAACTAAAGCACAGATCCATTTGCATTAGTGCGAACACAACAATGTTTAACCTAAACGTGTGTTTTCAGAAGGCTCCAGTGGTTCCTGGGAGTAAAGCACGTTCACAAATGTCAAGAGTTAGAGGTGATTTAGAGACGAGATTAAATGAACCACATTGATGCTCGGGTCCGTCAGCTTTTGACACGTGTTACAACGTGGAACAACCACTGAAGATCCAGGATTTGGCTGGACAACCGAGAAGCTATGTGCCCGTCCTCCGGCATTTTGCCTAAATCCTGACACATTTGCGGAGCCATCTGCTTCACTTCAAACCAAATAATGGAGACAGCGGAAAGATTTGAGATGAGGCAAAGTTGAGGAACAGatgctttgtgtgttttaatccGCCACATGTGGATTTCTGGGAACGTTATCTCCATAGGCAGGTGAATGAAAACATCCTCGCGGTGAAAAAAAGGGGCAGAATTCTTCGGTGGTTGTGGATTGCGTGGCCGTTGAGAGATTCCTGGCAGCAGGTTTGAATTATTGTAGAGCTACATGTGTGGCCTGCAGTTATTTGCTAATTAGATAAGCTAAAATCTGAGCCAGCCAGCACCTGTTTATTGCAGCAACTGTTGACTGTACTTACGTGGCAGCCGAACCTGGAAGTGTTGCTTCGGGCACATTTACGGTTACAGTGCAGTTATAAAGAGGAGGACCTGGAATGTGAAGTAAGCATGGATGCACATCAAATTAGCCATGGTTGTGCATCATTTAAATGTGCAATAGGACACAGTTAAAAATGTCTAGTGTTATCTACAATCAGGTGCCATGTTTGTACGTGCACGCTCCAGCAATCCGAGACAGCACAGCGAGACTAAAAGGATGCTGTCGGATAGGAGGCTTCACCCACACTTCCCTAGTTACAGTGGTGAGGCTGAATTTTCATTTTGGGGATGACCTATCCCTTTAATTTTAGCTGGGAACCGCAGGCGAAATGCAGAACCACCTTCTGTTTATCCTGAAAATTATGGGTAGCGGAATGATTTTAATTATGGTATCAAGAGTATGGGTGAAAAGAAAGTTTTCCTTGGTGCTAATGCTGAATGGGAGCCTGATGAAGCCCTTTCTTCCATTTGAGTCACACATGCATCCATAATTCTTCTCGCCTCGCTGTGCGACTCCATTTGCCGTGTCCATGTTGTCCCAGAGTGCACCTACGCTGGGCAGAAACGGCCCTGCTGGGGGCTTTTATATCCACCACAATGTGGCTGAGCTAACACTTTGTCTGTGACTGGCCACCGCAGCCGTACAGCGCCGCTCGCCGTGCTCTCTGCCTCCGACTGGCCACAAAAACACTgcggaggaagaaaaaagaaaaggagcagCAAGATTGATGGCCTGCTTTGATCCTATTCCTGCCACCCCAAAATGGATGATTGCTGGCTACTTATGGCTGTCTGTCCAAGTGAGGAATAATTGTTCCTTCTGTGAATACCTGACAGGAGACATGTGCTTTAACTGTTCATTTGGGACAAATTTACGGTCTCTGTCAAACAAACTCgaggttttttgggttttttttctgtcttcatgAAGGCAGACGTAATTATTTTTGCAATGTTTGCTCAGGCTTCTCTGTATAGCTCCAGCACAGGAAACCCTGACACTGCTCTATTCTTCTTGCCAACACCAGAGCCTGCTAAAAATGTCAACATTATATTACTATGGTAAAGAAACAACATATTCTGTGAgttaaaagtggaaaaaaatatatagtcGGTGTGCAACAGGGACTCTGAATGGAGACTGTGGGGAGGCTATTTTGGTGGGAGACAGGCGCACAACACCGTTTCATTGGCTTTTTGTAGTCAggagtgtctgtctgtccacaggATTAATGACAGAGGTCACAGCCACATGAACCTCTGTCAACATGAGAAATCAATAAAGTTGCTGAGTGCGAGCGGGCGAGCTTGTTTCTATCCTGAATCCAAAACCCACTAACACGATCAACCttccttctgtctcttcagCAGAACAGTATTAATGTAAAAAGAAGCTCTTCGACCAAACTGGCTCCTGAGGAGCGGAGATCTGGACCAGAACACCGGCTGGCCCACAAACCTTCCACCCTCCCGTGGGCGCAGGGGAGCAGCGTACGCAGGGACAGCCCCGGAGCGTTCCTCCTGGATCTGCACAACTTCCCCGACCTCTCCAAGGCCGACATCAGCCGCCAGAACCCCAACATACAGGTGACCATGTGTGTCCGCGCACACCTGCTAGCGGCGCTTTGATGCATTCTCTCGCTCGTGCGACATGGCTACTCAAGCACAGAGGGCAGGAAGAGCAAACATATAGGAGGAAAACAGCTTGGTGCACATCACCACCCCCTTTTTTCGTCTCCTTTCACACGTCCTGGCTCAGGGCGCTCAAGACAGGCGCTGCATGTCTCACGTCCACTATAGAGGCagctcacacagacacataacCTCCAGCCCCTGTGCAGAAGGACAGACACCAACATGTGAGGCAAACTCTCGCCTTTGACTCCTCCGGCGACGCAGATGGCCAAGTAACCGCTGCCATGTTCAAATAATTCCCCCGTCTAATCCAGCGAGGAGGTCTTTCTCTTTGAAAGAGCATCGCTGCTAAATCCGGGCACGAACAAAGTGTATTAACATCTCAAGATGTGGGAAGAGAGGGGAGCGACCGATTGAACAAGGGCGTGAGGCTgcgggaggggcgggggtgttGGGGAGGGGGTCTTTGATCCTGGGATTCATCTGGCTTTCATGGTCTGGAGGAGGCCTAAGTAGCCCTTTGAACTCCGTGTTTAGGTGGAGAGAGCCCGAGAGGTGGGAGGGTGACTGTGGGGCAGgggtgagcccccccccatctgggAGGCACATGTGTTTGGACAGGAAAGGGGGAGGGTGGCTGTATCATGTGGTGGCTAATCAGAAAAGGCACGCTGATGAAGCAGTTATCTCCAGAACTGCTCCTTGGTTCCTGCTGCGTTAACCGGACTTCTGCTGCCCCACGCAGGTGACCATCGAGGTGGTGGACGGGCTGGAGAGCCACGAGGCGGAGAAAAGCCTCCGCAAGGAGAGGAAGCCCAGCTGGCCCTCTCCCAACTGGAGAAACTGGTGGCCGCACTCACCCTCTTTCCCCGCACGTCACAACGAGGAGCACGACCAGAACTACGGGGGCAACAATGAAGACAGCAACTTCCTCAGGCCCTCGACAGAATGGGAGCGGCGAGGAGGTGGCAAGTCTCCAACCGAATACGGTGAGAGCGATGGACAGCAACCGGCTCTACACGCTCCAATCTGTACATTCACCCCCAGTGAGCGTTCAATGAGGAGTCCGTCCTGCACCAACTTTGCATCTGGCCCATGTTGCCGTGCGCCCACACCAACAGGAGTGCACGTGCTGTGATGGAAATCATTAAAGCCAGTAAATAGTAGCTCCAAAGCAGTGAGGACAAAATTATTTCAAACTGTAGCCCCTGTTTGTCAGGCTTATCATCATGGCCGTTGCTCCGTCACCCTTAATTTCATATCATACAAGGAAGGTGTAATTATCATAATTGAGAACAGCCAGTTTCTGTCAGCCATTGTGGGCCGCTGTTCTCTGCGTGGGGAGCCGACAGATTACTGCCGAGGTTCCTAAAATTCTCTCTGCGTAGCAACTAGCTCAATGGCCACAGTATGCTATGGAAAAGGAAGAGCAGGGGAGCCCGATGGCTATCTGTAGCCATCTCGAAATTCTCATAATGAGGGGCAgatggtggggagggggaaggaATGGGTATATTAAGGTTTGGATCCCAGCCAGAAATATTTGCAGCCATGTTAATTCTCCTCGTCGATGGCGTGCGGCTTTCAAGATGCGTGCGTTAGTGTGCGGTAGGGGCGGTGGTGGAGCGAGTCGGTCATAGAGCCCAgcataactgtttccatgtacAGCCATTACAGTGATGTGTTCAAAGATAATTGGAGTTAAAGACTTAAGTCCACCATTTGTTGCCATTTCACTACCTATTTTGAGACCAGCCATTCACAGACGGGCGGCCGCCTGGTGACGCTGTCGGGGCTCTTTAGACTTGGGTTTAATGCACTTCAGCAGAAAATGACAGTTCCTCACCTTTGGGGGCTGCAAAAGTCATTGAGGACAAATGGAGATCCAATCACTGAAACCATCCTCGGAGGTGGTCCCGAAGACTTATGACCACATTCTTTTGGTGGTGAGACGTCAGATTCATGCAGAGTTTTTCATCGTTTCCCACAATCCCCTGTTCAGTCACAAACACGTTCCAGGAATCACACAGTTCCTCCAGTGCTGATGCAGCGTGATCTGATGCAGCCCCACGCTGGGCCCAATGATCAGACCCTGCAGTGGTGAGTCAAGTAGCATCAGGAATGTCTGCAGACATAAATTCAAATTTGAATCTTCCTCTTCACCAGCTCCACAGCTGCACTGGATGTGGACGATACCGTGCATGAATTAGTTTTTCCCTCCAAGGGATTTGCTTTAAGGGCCAAAGTCAAAGAGAACTTTGAGCTCCCCCTCATCCCCTTTCAAGTCCCCCACTTATTATTAGTGAGGCATGCTAACAGGCCTGAGTAAGTTCAGCATGTGGCCTGCATCAGAGCTCAAGATCTCCccgtgtctctctctcttctagACTACATGGATGGAGAGGGGGACTGGAGTAACTGGTCGGTATGCAGTGTCACGTGTGGCAATGGAAACCAGAAGCGAACGCGGTCTTGTGGCTACGCTTGCACGGCCACCGAGTCCAGAACCTGCGACATGCCCACCTGCCCAGGTAAGTCTCAGGACAAAAACATTCCTCACCAGTGAGGACGCCCTCATGGACATGTTGTGGATGTCATTATCTAATCACCTGCGCGCTCATCTCTCCTCAGGTATTGAAGACGCCTTCCGGACGGCAGCTACCGAAGTGAGCTTGCTGGCCGGAACCAACGAGTTCAACGCCACGGAGCTGTTTGGTGTCGGTGAGCCTCCGCATACTTCTGTCAATCTTTCATTTCGATGCTCTTCCACGATCATCGGCAGTTCAGCCACCTGGCAGCAGTGTTCCACGGTGCGCTCTGCATTCCTCACGCTTGGTTTGCACTCCTTTATTGGTGCAGATATGACAAtgtgcagcaggaagcagcacagcagcacagcagcacagcagcacagcagcacagcagcacagcagcacagccgcGTTCTTAGTCAGCTCAGTTAGAGTTACGCCTGGTAAAAACTCCTCGTTTGTCAGGACGGAGCATTAAATGACCTTCTCGCTCCCTGCAGACACCGACAGCTGTGAGCGCTGGATGAACTGCAAGAGCGACTTTTTGAAAAAGTACATGACCAAGGTGGCGAATGATCTGCCCAGCTGCCCCTGCTCCTACCCCACCGAGGTGGCGTACAGCTCAGCGGACGTGCACGACGTGGTCACGCAGAGGGACTTCCGGTGGAAAGACGCCAGCGGCCCCAAGGAGAAGCTGGAAATATACAAGCCCACGGCGCGCTACTGCATCCGCTCCATGCTGACGCTGGAGTCCACCACGCTGGCAGCGCAGCACTGCTGCTATGACGACGGCATGAAGCTCATCAGCCGCGGAAAAGGGGCCGGGAC
It includes:
- the ism1 gene encoding isthmin-1 isoform X2 translates to MVRLAAELLLLLGLLLLTLHITVLRSSPLPQGNGNASLDQDAALRENSINVKRSSSTKLAPEERRSGPEHRLAHKPSTLPWAQGSSVRRDSPGAFLLDLHNFPDLSKADISRQNPNIQVTIEVVDGLESHEAEKSLRKERKPSWPSPNWRNWWPHSPSFPARHNEEHDQNYGGNNEDSNFLRPSTEWERRGGGKSPTEYDYMDGEGDWSNWSVCSVTCGNGNQKRTRSCGYACTATESRTCDMPTCPGIEDAFRTAATEVSLLAGTNEFNATELFGVDTDSCERWMNCKSDFLKKYMTKVANDLPSCPCSYPTEVAYSSADVHDVVTQRDFRWKDASGPKEKLEIYKPTARYCIRSMLTLESTTLAAQHCCYDDGMKLISRGKGAGTPNLISTEFSADLHYKVDILPWIICKGDWSRYHQARPPNNGQKCPNNPQDEDYYKQFEEAREF
- the ism1 gene encoding isthmin-1 isoform X1, with product MVRLAAELLLLLGLLLLTLHITVLRSSPLPQGNGNASLDQDAALREQNSINVKRSSSTKLAPEERRSGPEHRLAHKPSTLPWAQGSSVRRDSPGAFLLDLHNFPDLSKADISRQNPNIQVTIEVVDGLESHEAEKSLRKERKPSWPSPNWRNWWPHSPSFPARHNEEHDQNYGGNNEDSNFLRPSTEWERRGGGKSPTEYDYMDGEGDWSNWSVCSVTCGNGNQKRTRSCGYACTATESRTCDMPTCPGIEDAFRTAATEVSLLAGTNEFNATELFGVDTDSCERWMNCKSDFLKKYMTKVANDLPSCPCSYPTEVAYSSADVHDVVTQRDFRWKDASGPKEKLEIYKPTARYCIRSMLTLESTTLAAQHCCYDDGMKLISRGKGAGTPNLISTEFSADLHYKVDILPWIICKGDWSRYHQARPPNNGQKCPNNPQDEDYYKQFEEAREF